In the genome of Olsenella profusa DSM 13989, one region contains:
- a CDS encoding AraC family transcriptional regulator — translation MFYGGAMPDFVYTTFMGGHFIDLVPYEYGHESCSANHSFGPARRNHFLFHYVINGTGRLDFTRSDGQEGSMPIHAGQGFIIFPRVVTTYQADGDNPWQYLWIEFDGLRMAERLSQAGFSQDYPLYQPTSQYERDMMMQEMLYIVAHGRESTLGVVGHAYLFLDHLIRSSFKPREDTNGGMSEFYVREALEFVGAHYQEDITVEDIAANSGLDRSYFGSLFKRSVGTTPQRFLMGYRMDRACELLECTSLPIAAIGRAVGYSKQLHFSCAFKNARGVSPRQWRRQTGTTEGTG, via the coding sequence ATGTTCTACGGAGGGGCCATGCCCGACTTCGTGTACACCACCTTCATGGGTGGTCACTTCATAGACCTTGTCCCCTACGAATACGGTCATGAGAGCTGCTCCGCCAACCACTCCTTTGGTCCGGCACGGCGCAATCACTTCCTCTTTCACTACGTCATCAATGGGACGGGAAGGCTCGACTTCACACGGTCAGACGGTCAGGAGGGCAGCATGCCCATCCATGCGGGCCAGGGATTCATAATCTTTCCCCGCGTGGTGACCACCTACCAGGCGGATGGCGACAACCCCTGGCAGTACCTCTGGATCGAGTTCGATGGCCTGCGCATGGCCGAGAGGCTGTCGCAGGCGGGCTTCTCGCAGGACTACCCCCTCTACCAGCCCACATCCCAGTACGAGCGGGATATGATGATGCAGGAGATGCTCTACATCGTGGCACATGGGCGCGAAAGCACCCTAGGCGTGGTCGGCCACGCCTATCTGTTCCTGGATCATCTCATCAGGTCCTCCTTCAAGCCACGGGAGGACACGAACGGCGGCATGAGCGAGTTCTATGTGAGGGAGGCGCTGGAGTTCGTGGGGGCGCATTACCAAGAGGACATCACGGTCGAGGACATCGCCGCAAACTCCGGCCTTGACCGTAGCTACTTTGGCAGCCTCTTCAAGCGCTCCGTGGGAACGACCCCACAGCGCTTCCTCATGGGATATCGTATGGATCGCGCTTGCGAACTGCTCGAATGCACGTCGCTCCCGATTGCGGCCATCGGTCGGGCGGTGGGCTACTCCAAGCAGCTGCACTTCTCGTGCGCCTTCAAGAACGCGCGAGGCGTCTCGCCCCGGCAGTGGAGGCGACAGACGGGCACGACGGAAGGCACGGGGTAG
- a CDS encoding ABC transporter ATP-binding protein, producing MAEVMLEHVCKTYPNGFEAVKDFNLDVADKEFIILVGPSGCGKSTTLRMIAGLEGITSGTLKIDGRVVNGTEPKDRDIAMVFQNYALYPHMNVYDNMAFSLKMRKTPKDEIDRKVREAARILDLGPLLKRRPSALSGGQRQRVAMGRAIVRDPKVFLMDEPLSNLDAKLRVQMRTEISRLHDRLGATIIYVTHDQTEAMTLGTRIVAMKDGVVQQVDTPQNLYGRPSNLFVAGFIGSPQMNFMDVQVSLVGDRAILTVGTHAITLEGDCARALAPYDGKVVVMGVRPEDVHEAGTTEGLRLSEPFSAKVSVYELLGAEVMLYCDADGLSLSARVGPETKAGVGQTVGLCLDLEKIHLFDKAGEYAIAH from the coding sequence ATGGCAGAGGTTATGCTCGAGCACGTCTGCAAGACGTACCCAAATGGGTTTGAGGCGGTCAAGGACTTCAATCTTGACGTAGCCGACAAGGAGTTCATCATCCTCGTGGGCCCCTCTGGCTGTGGCAAGTCGACGACGCTGCGCATGATCGCAGGACTCGAGGGCATTACCTCGGGAACGCTCAAGATTGATGGCAGGGTCGTCAACGGCACGGAGCCCAAGGATCGCGACATCGCGATGGTCTTTCAGAACTATGCCCTCTACCCCCACATGAACGTCTATGACAACATGGCGTTCTCCCTCAAGATGCGCAAGACTCCCAAGGACGAGATCGACCGCAAGGTGCGCGAGGCGGCACGCATCCTCGACCTTGGGCCGCTGCTCAAGCGCAGACCCAGTGCCCTTTCGGGTGGTCAGCGGCAGCGTGTGGCCATGGGTCGTGCGATCGTGCGCGATCCCAAGGTGTTCCTCATGGATGAGCCGCTCTCCAACCTGGACGCGAAGCTTCGCGTCCAGATGCGTACCGAGATCTCGAGACTGCACGATCGTCTTGGGGCAACGATCATCTATGTCACGCACGACCAGACCGAGGCCATGACCTTGGGAACGCGCATCGTCGCCATGAAGGACGGTGTCGTGCAGCAGGTCGATACCCCGCAGAACCTCTATGGCAGGCCCAGCAACCTCTTTGTCGCCGGCTTCATCGGGTCGCCCCAGATGAACTTCATGGATGTCCAGGTGAGCCTAGTGGGCGACAGGGCAATCCTTACCGTGGGCACGCATGCCATCACCTTGGAGGGCGATTGCGCAAGGGCACTCGCTCCCTACGACGGGAAGGTCGTTGTCATGGGCGTGCGTCCGGAGGACGTGCACGAGGCCGGCACGACCGAGGGCCTGCGTCTGAGCGAACCGTTTTCCGCAAAGGTGAGCGTGTACGAATTGCTGGGTGCCGAGGTGATGCTCTACTGCGACGCCGATGGCCTCTCGCTCTCCGCACGAGTGGGTCCGGAGACCAAGGCGGGCGTCGGCCAGACCGTTGGCCTGTGCCTCGACCTCGAGAAGATCCACCTCTTTGACAAGGCTGGCGAGTACGCCATCGCGCACTAG
- a CDS encoding ABC transporter substrate-binding protein, with product MTRHDDRTVPVTSGGPSLTRRSLMRLAASTTAVGASVGLAACGSSSGRTEIEVIQYKQEAVKVFEELEGKFNATHDDIHLTITSPNDAMTVIKTRFIREDYPDIIGIGGDINYSNFVDANILADLSDYAGLDNVKQSYRDILESLEYVPTEGSFGVPYMSNAAGILYNRQMFEQHGWALPGTWTELCELCERIRGEGVLPIYFGFKDTWTCAAPWNALAVELAPTDLYQQVNEGRATFSDYYREPAEKLLKLCTYAEDGPVAFDYNSACTAFANGEAAMYPIGSYAVPQILSANPDMDIDSFVMPGSDDTDKLVLNSGVDLQFCVCAACRDKEAAYEVLDFFQEHGSQQGYVDEQNAVPCSTGDFRLPGMLDGMRDYINDAKVADYQDHHYPDEMSVPAMLQTLVIDGDVDAFLAKFDADWTRYNRDVIRKVQEYSQAHGQGGN from the coding sequence ATGACGAGACACGATGACAGGACAGTTCCCGTCACCTCGGGAGGGCCGTCGCTCACCAGGCGCTCCCTTATGAGGCTTGCCGCCAGTACGACCGCCGTGGGGGCGAGCGTCGGGCTGGCCGCGTGCGGATCCTCCTCCGGTAGGACCGAGATCGAGGTCATCCAGTACAAGCAGGAGGCAGTCAAGGTGTTCGAGGAGCTTGAGGGAAAGTTCAATGCCACGCATGATGACATCCACCTCACCATCACCTCGCCCAACGATGCCATGACCGTCATCAAGACGCGCTTCATCCGTGAGGACTATCCGGACATCATTGGCATCGGTGGAGATATCAACTACTCCAACTTCGTCGATGCCAACATCCTGGCGGACCTGTCGGACTATGCGGGCCTTGACAACGTAAAGCAGTCCTATCGGGACATCCTCGAGAGCCTGGAGTATGTGCCCACGGAGGGAAGCTTTGGCGTTCCCTACATGTCCAATGCCGCGGGCATCCTTTACAACCGCCAGATGTTCGAGCAGCATGGTTGGGCCCTACCCGGAACCTGGACGGAGCTCTGCGAGCTCTGCGAACGCATTCGGGGGGAGGGGGTTCTCCCCATCTACTTTGGCTTCAAGGATACCTGGACCTGTGCGGCGCCGTGGAACGCGCTGGCCGTCGAGCTGGCGCCGACCGATCTCTACCAGCAGGTCAACGAGGGGAGGGCCACGTTCTCCGACTACTACCGTGAGCCTGCGGAGAAGTTGCTCAAGCTCTGTACCTATGCCGAGGACGGTCCGGTGGCCTTTGACTACAACTCCGCATGCACGGCCTTCGCGAACGGCGAGGCGGCCATGTACCCCATCGGCTCCTATGCGGTCCCTCAGATCCTCTCGGCCAACCCTGACATGGACATCGACTCCTTTGTGATGCCGGGATCCGATGACACGGACAAGCTCGTGCTCAACTCGGGGGTCGACCTCCAGTTCTGCGTGTGCGCTGCCTGCAGGGACAAGGAGGCCGCCTATGAGGTGCTCGACTTCTTCCAGGAGCATGGCTCTCAGCAGGGATATGTGGACGAGCAGAACGCCGTGCCCTGTTCCACGGGCGACTTCCGGCTGCCAGGCATGCTGGACGGCATGAGGGACTACATCAATGATGCCAAGGTCGCCGACTACCAGGACCATCACTATCCCGACGAGATGTCCGTCCCGGCCATGCTGCAGACGCTTGTCATCGACGGTGACGTCGATGCGTTCCTCGCAAAGTTCGATGCCGATTGGACACGCTACAACCGTGATGTCATCCGTAAGGTCCAGGAGTACAGCCAAGCGCATGGCCAGGGAGGCAACTGA